A DNA window from Thiothrix subterranea contains the following coding sequences:
- the dnaB gene encoding replicative DNA helicase has translation MADSYESLKIPPHSIEAEQSVLGGLLLSGLANDSTAWDTIADKIIESDFYRQDHRLIFRAIADLVEDSKPLDLVTVSEWLKQRNELENAGGFAYLATMAKDTPSAANIRAYADIVREKSVLRQLISVGTGIADSAFTAQGRPSKELLDEAEQKVFKIAEQGTRQGQVFKPLKSLLKVTLAHIEELSKLDTNITGVSTGYSQLDEMTSGLQKGDLIIVAGRPSMGKCIVTGSRVLDPLTGRLEVIDDLVARQQGSLATLNAQMRLQVAQPSQYVDDGIKPVFRVRTALGREITTTLTHPFLTIEGWKPLADIQVGKRIAVPRILPFFGKGTLSEQRTKLIAYFLTDGGLTQSCPQFTNINPRIRQDFIAALDDFPGVQWRLEDSKGQRTPSIRVATDTVFQHEARQDFAARFKHRLQELSLTLNALARQLGVAVATVHYWSVGKAVPAGDMFGILCRELQLEPSALMPHGSAATTRSAPNPVTEWLQTLDLMGKNAYEKRIPAPVYELPRALMAVFLNRAFACDGSVYVQNGVQAGISYSTVSYALARDMQHLLVRFGILAKLRHRQVRYQGEYRAAYELRITHQQHVRQFLEEIGVYGKEEAVQKALTVSQEKTPKVILDTLPSETWAIVADCKSDLTWAELAHRMGRKPGHNFHVGKRGIGRELLAEMAAALSSETLATLAHSDLYWDEIESIDYLGEQQVYDLSVPDTHNFVADDVLVHNTTFSMNIAEYAAAHKKLPTAVFSMEMPAEQLTLRLLSSMGRVDQHRIRTGKLTDEDWPRIATAVKIFADVPMFIDDSPALSPTEVRARARRLMREHGQLGLIVLDYLQLMQTGTSTDNRTAEISEISRGLKSLAKELAVPVIALSQLNRSLEQRPNKRPVMSDLRECVTGDTLVMLADGQRVPIRDLVGQTPSVVSVNAAGQLETAVTDLVWSVGKKETVRVSFASGRTICCSKEHRLRALWDWQYAGELQPGDRIALAHHLPEPAQPQPWPEHEIILLAHLVGDGSYIKHQPLRYTTACEANSQAVTQAAEALGSTVTRHPGKGNWHQLVISGNGNRWHPQGVGKWLKDLGIFGQRSREKHLPAGVFQLPNAQLALFLRHLWATDGSIHVGKTKCRIYFATASELLIRDVAALLLRFGIVARIKHITTAESIEGWFTADVSGVTQQRLFMREIGAFGSRADNSDELMRLLNSTVDNTNVDTLPESVFDYVRAQMQQQGITHRRMASLRGTAYGGNAHFNFAPSRDTLSSYAEILNDDALRTLVSDGLFWDRVVAVEPAGEAEVFDLTVPGNACWLADGIVSHNSGAIEQDADLIIFIYRDEVYNPESPDKGTAEIIIAKQRNGPIGSLRLTFLGKYTRFENYTPDIYTPGFE, from the coding sequence ATGGCAGACTCATACGAATCCCTCAAAATCCCCCCTCACTCCATCGAAGCCGAACAATCTGTTCTGGGCGGCTTGTTGCTGAGTGGCTTAGCTAACGACAGTACCGCGTGGGATACCATTGCGGATAAAATAATCGAAAGCGATTTCTATAGGCAAGATCACCGCTTGATTTTCCGCGCTATCGCCGATTTGGTGGAAGACAGTAAACCATTGGATTTGGTCACGGTGTCAGAATGGCTCAAGCAACGCAATGAACTGGAAAATGCCGGTGGCTTTGCTTATTTGGCGACAATGGCGAAAGACACGCCCAGCGCTGCCAATATCCGTGCGTATGCTGACATCGTGCGTGAAAAATCGGTGCTGCGCCAATTGATCAGCGTGGGGACAGGCATCGCCGATTCCGCCTTCACTGCCCAAGGTCGCCCCAGCAAAGAATTGCTGGATGAAGCCGAACAAAAGGTTTTCAAGATCGCAGAGCAAGGCACACGGCAAGGCCAAGTATTCAAACCGCTGAAAAGTCTGCTTAAAGTTACCTTGGCGCATATCGAGGAATTAAGCAAACTCGATACCAATATTACCGGCGTTTCCACCGGCTACAGCCAATTGGATGAAATGACCTCAGGCTTGCAGAAAGGGGATTTGATCATCGTGGCGGGCAGGCCATCCATGGGCAAATGCATTGTTACTGGCAGCCGCGTACTGGATCCGCTCACGGGGCGTTTGGAAGTTATTGACGATTTGGTTGCCCGACAACAAGGTTCGTTGGCTACGCTAAACGCACAGATGCGTTTGCAAGTCGCGCAACCGTCGCAATATGTTGATGATGGTATCAAACCCGTTTTCCGGGTACGCACGGCGCTTGGGCGTGAAATCACCACCACGCTGACGCATCCTTTTCTCACGATTGAAGGTTGGAAGCCATTAGCGGATATTCAGGTCGGTAAACGCATTGCAGTACCCCGTATTTTGCCGTTTTTTGGCAAAGGCACGCTGTCAGAACAGCGCACTAAACTCATTGCTTATTTTTTAACTGATGGTGGCTTGACGCAAAGTTGCCCGCAATTCACCAATATTAACCCTCGAATTCGCCAAGATTTTATTGCCGCACTCGACGATTTTCCGGGTGTGCAATGGCGCTTGGAAGACAGCAAGGGGCAACGTACCCCTAGTATCCGCGTGGCAACTGATACCGTATTTCAGCACGAAGCAAGGCAAGATTTTGCTGCACGCTTTAAACACCGCTTGCAAGAACTTTCCCTAACTTTGAATGCATTGGCGCGACAATTAGGCGTTGCCGTGGCAACGGTACATTATTGGTCAGTAGGTAAAGCAGTTCCTGCTGGGGATATGTTCGGTATTTTGTGTCGCGAACTTCAGCTAGAACCCTCGGCATTGATGCCACATGGCAGTGCTGCAACCACCCGTTCTGCGCCAAATCCGGTGACGGAATGGTTACAAACGTTGGATTTGATGGGCAAAAATGCTTATGAAAAGCGTATACCGGCGCCTGTATATGAATTGCCGCGTGCATTGATGGCGGTTTTTTTGAACCGGGCGTTTGCGTGTGATGGCAGTGTTTACGTCCAAAACGGTGTTCAAGCGGGTATTTCCTATAGCACGGTTAGCTATGCATTAGCGCGGGATATGCAGCATTTATTGGTACGTTTTGGCATTCTTGCGAAATTACGCCATCGGCAAGTGCGGTATCAGGGCGAGTATCGTGCCGCTTATGAATTGCGTATTACACATCAGCAACACGTTCGCCAATTTTTAGAAGAAATTGGCGTGTACGGTAAAGAAGAAGCCGTGCAAAAAGCCTTGACGGTCAGCCAAGAAAAAACACCCAAAGTCATTTTAGATACCTTGCCAAGCGAAACATGGGCAATTGTTGCAGATTGCAAAAGCGATTTGACCTGGGCGGAATTAGCGCATCGGATGGGGCGTAAACCCGGACATAATTTCCATGTGGGTAAGCGCGGCATAGGTCGTGAGTTATTGGCAGAAATGGCAGCCGCGTTATCATCCGAGACACTTGCTACGCTTGCGCACAGTGATCTTTATTGGGATGAAATTGAATCCATTGATTATTTGGGTGAACAGCAAGTCTATGACTTGAGCGTACCGGATACGCACAATTTTGTTGCGGATGATGTGTTGGTACATAACACCACCTTTTCGATGAATATCGCCGAATACGCCGCCGCGCACAAAAAACTTCCAACAGCCGTATTCAGCATGGAAATGCCCGCCGAACAGCTCACTTTGCGTTTGCTTTCTTCGATGGGGCGGGTGGATCAACACCGCATTCGGACGGGCAAACTCACCGACGAAGATTGGCCGCGCATTGCCACGGCGGTGAAAATTTTTGCCGATGTACCCATGTTCATCGACGACAGCCCCGCACTTTCCCCAACCGAAGTTCGCGCCCGCGCCCGCCGCTTAATGCGTGAACACGGGCAACTCGGCTTGATTGTGTTGGATTACTTGCAATTGATGCAAACCGGCACGAGCACCGACAATCGCACGGCGGAAATTTCCGAAATCTCACGCGGTTTGAAGTCGTTGGCAAAGGAGCTCGCTGTTCCCGTGATTGCATTGTCACAGCTCAATCGCAGCTTGGAACAACGCCCCAATAAACGTCCAGTGATGTCGGATTTACGTGAATGCGTTACCGGCGATACCTTGGTTATGTTGGCAGATGGGCAGCGCGTACCTATCCGTGATTTGGTTGGGCAAACGCCTAGCGTTGTGTCGGTGAATGCTGCTGGACAATTGGAAACTGCCGTTACGGATTTAGTGTGGTCAGTTGGTAAGAAAGAAACCGTGCGTGTTAGCTTTGCCAGTGGGCGAACGATTTGTTGTTCCAAAGAACACCGTTTACGCGCCTTGTGGGATTGGCAATATGCTGGAGAATTGCAACCCGGCGACCGTATTGCATTGGCACATCATTTACCAGAACCAGCACAGCCGCAGCCATGGCCTGAGCATGAAATTATTTTACTGGCGCATTTGGTGGGTGATGGTAGCTACATTAAACACCAACCCTTACGCTATACCACCGCCTGTGAAGCAAACAGCCAAGCCGTTACGCAAGCTGCCGAAGCACTGGGTTCTACCGTCACCCGTCATCCCGGCAAAGGTAACTGGCATCAGCTTGTGATTAGCGGAAATGGCAACCGTTGGCATCCGCAAGGCGTTGGCAAGTGGCTAAAAGATTTGGGAATATTCGGGCAACGTTCGCGTGAAAAGCATTTGCCAGCAGGGGTATTTCAATTACCCAATGCGCAATTGGCATTGTTTCTGCGTCATTTGTGGGCGACCGATGGCAGTATTCATGTGGGGAAAACTAAATGCCGTATTTATTTTGCCACTGCCAGCGAACTGCTGATTCGGGATGTAGCGGCTTTGTTGCTACGTTTTGGAATTGTGGCACGTATTAAGCATATTACTACCGCTGAAAGTATCGAGGGTTGGTTTACTGCCGATGTTTCTGGTGTAACCCAGCAACGCCTCTTTATGCGTGAGATTGGGGCATTTGGGTCACGTGCGGATAATAGCGACGAACTCATGCGCTTGCTGAACAGTACCGTTGATAATACCAATGTGGATACCTTGCCAGAAAGCGTGTTTGACTATGTTCGTGCGCAGATGCAGCAACAAGGGATTACGCATCGCCGCATGGCAAGTTTGCGTGGCACGGCTTATGGTGGCAATGCGCATTTTAACTTTGCCCCGTCACGCGATACTTTGAGTAGTTATGCTGAGATTTTGAATGATGATGCCTTGCGCACATTGGTGAGTGACGGTTTATTTTGGGATAGAGTGGTCGCAGTTGAACCAGCGGGTGAAGCTGAAGTCTTTGATTTAACTGTTCCGGGTAATGCCTGTTGGTTAGCGGATGGGATTGTGAGCCACAATTCGGGCGCGATTGAACAGGATGCCGACTTAATCATCTTTATCTATCGCGATGAAGTCTACAACCCCGAATCCCCCGACAAAGGCACGGCAGAAATTATCATTGCCAAGCAGCGTAACGGGCCGATTGGCAGTTTGCGGTTAACGTTCCTCGGTAAATACACCCGTTTTGAGAATTATACCCCTGACATTTATACCCCAGGATTTGAATAA
- a CDS encoding serine/threonine protein kinase, translated as MKHPLLAQYPLALPGYQYVNTLHESDNAVILLTHHSNGLPVVIKRFKFDASHLSHELVDEFILESKALGLLAHPGLVRPLDAGIASGALYMTMEYVQGVTLRRHLATSGTPPLAQALQWFEEITLALGVIHGIGLLHQDLKTSNIIVRNDQSLALLDFGLETRLLVASGFLREDEIYCTPYYISPERIIGDSPDERTDLYALGVILYELLVGHKPYESNTLAELLKKHALAPIPRLPDNLSTYQPLLNGLLAKFPENRLQSADGVVRLLQDVSQRVNSGSSRS; from the coding sequence GTGAAACACCCTTTATTGGCGCAGTATCCGCTGGCATTACCGGGCTATCAATACGTCAACACGCTGCATGAAAGCGACAATGCCGTCATTTTGCTGACCCATCATTCCAATGGCTTGCCGGTGGTGATCAAACGTTTCAAATTTGATGCCAGTCACTTATCACACGAGTTAGTTGACGAATTCATTTTAGAAAGCAAAGCTTTAGGTTTGCTCGCCCACCCTGGGCTAGTGCGACCATTGGATGCAGGAATAGCGTCTGGCGCTCTTTACATGACCATGGAATACGTGCAGGGCGTCACGTTGCGGCGGCACTTGGCTACATCGGGTACTCCCCCGTTAGCACAAGCCTTGCAATGGTTTGAGGAAATCACGCTTGCCTTGGGGGTGATTCACGGCATTGGATTGCTGCATCAAGACCTTAAAACCTCCAATATCATCGTGCGCAATGATCAATCCTTAGCTTTGCTGGATTTTGGGTTGGAAACCCGTTTGCTGGTTGCCAGCGGGTTTTTGCGTGAAGATGAAATCTATTGCACACCTTATTATATAAGCCCTGAACGCATTATCGGCGACTCGCCAGACGAACGTACCGATTTATATGCCCTAGGGGTAATACTGTATGAGTTACTGGTTGGTCACAAACCCTATGAGTCCAATACATTGGCTGAACTCTTGAAAAAACATGCACTTGCCCCCATACCACGCTTGCCTGACAACCTATCTACTTATCAGCCATTATTGAATGGCTTATTGGCTAAGTTCCCTGAAAACAGGCTACAGTCAGCCGACGGGGTGGTACGATTGTTGCAGGATGTATCTCAAAGGGTTAACTCAGGGAGTTCCAGATCATGA
- the rpsR gene encoding 30S ribosomal protein S18, whose translation MSRQFRRKKYCRFTAEKITEIDYKDLDILKSFITETGKIVPSRITGTKAIYQRQLATAIKRARFLALLPYTDQHK comes from the coding sequence ATGTCACGTCAATTCCGCCGCAAAAAATACTGCCGTTTCACGGCTGAAAAGATCACCGAGATTGATTACAAAGATCTCGACATCCTGAAAAGCTTTATTACCGAGACCGGTAAAATCGTACCTAGCCGCATTACAGGTACTAAAGCGATTTATCAGCGTCAACTGGCAACCGCTATCAAGCGTGCGCGTTTCCTCGCGTTGCTGCCATACACTGATCAGCACAAGTAA
- the rplI gene encoding 50S ribosomal protein L9 translates to MQIILLKKVENLGTLGSVVSVRPGYARNFLIPQGKAQMATKANMAAFEVRRAELEAEAEAILAAAQARRDQLAEMVLTIKGKAGNEGKLFGSVSNIEIAEAIQAAGIQIERREIRMPDGAIRHLGEFDVGVHLHAEVDTTIKVVVEAE, encoded by the coding sequence ATGCAAATCATTCTTTTGAAAAAAGTGGAAAACCTCGGCACATTGGGTAGCGTTGTATCCGTGCGTCCTGGTTATGCCCGCAACTTCCTGATTCCGCAAGGCAAAGCGCAAATGGCGACTAAAGCCAATATGGCCGCTTTTGAAGTCCGTCGCGCTGAATTAGAAGCCGAAGCCGAAGCGATTCTGGCAGCCGCACAAGCGCGTCGTGATCAACTGGCTGAGATGGTGTTGACCATCAAAGGCAAAGCAGGTAACGAAGGCAAATTGTTCGGTTCGGTTTCCAATATCGAAATTGCCGAAGCTATTCAAGCTGCTGGTATCCAAATCGAACGCCGTGAAATTCGTATGCCGGATGGCGCGATTCGTCATCTGGGTGAATTTGACGTGGGCGTGCATTTGCACGCTGAAGTCGATACCACCATCAAGGTTGTGGTTGAAGCAGAATAA
- the alr gene encoding alanine racemase has protein sequence MKRSARAIIDTAALRHNLARCREVAPNSLAMAVIKANAYGHNMLKAAETLSNANGFAVSCLSEATELRQARFIHPILVLQGFNHLQGMKAAAEHRFRVVLHDLSQLELLDNAPASVKVDVALKLDTGMHRLGFPVEQAPHLFERLSKHPNVKPNPWLMTHMACADDLDSDKTPQQLERFAKYTAGLQAPRSIGNSASILGWPQTHVNWVRPGIMLYGSSPFVNGDAKRDGLQPVMSLVAPLISIHTIPQGESIGYGASWVCPEDTRTGIVAIGYADGYPRHAPTGTPVWINGKQTRLLGRVSMDMIVIDLTAIEARVGDQVELWGKHLSVDRVAHAAGTISYEILCNAGNLCKHEYL, from the coding sequence ATGAAACGATCTGCACGCGCCATTATTGATACTGCTGCCCTGCGGCACAACCTTGCACGCTGCCGCGAAGTCGCGCCGAATAGTTTGGCAATGGCGGTGATTAAAGCCAATGCTTACGGACACAATATGCTCAAAGCTGCTGAAACCCTTAGCAATGCTAACGGTTTCGCTGTCTCATGTTTGTCGGAAGCGACAGAGTTGCGCCAAGCCCGCTTTATCCACCCGATTTTGGTGTTGCAAGGTTTCAATCATTTGCAAGGCATGAAAGCTGCTGCCGAACACCGTTTTCGCGTAGTGCTGCACGATCTTTCCCAACTGGAATTGCTCGATAATGCGCCCGCCTCGGTCAAAGTGGATGTTGCGCTGAAACTGGATACCGGAATGCACCGTCTGGGCTTTCCGGTAGAGCAAGCGCCGCACTTATTCGAGCGCTTAAGCAAGCACCCGAACGTCAAGCCCAACCCGTGGTTGATGACACACATGGCTTGTGCCGACGACTTGGATAGCGACAAAACCCCGCAACAACTGGAGCGATTCGCCAAATACACGGCTGGTTTGCAAGCACCGCGTAGCATCGGCAATTCCGCCAGTATTTTGGGCTGGCCGCAAACCCATGTGAATTGGGTACGCCCCGGCATTATGCTGTATGGCTCTTCCCCGTTTGTGAATGGCGACGCCAAGCGTGACGGTTTACAGCCGGTAATGAGCTTGGTTGCGCCGCTGATTTCGATTCACACCATTCCGCAAGGCGAAAGCATTGGCTACGGGGCAAGTTGGGTATGCCCAGAAGACACCCGTACCGGCATCGTGGCGATTGGTTATGCAGACGGCTACCCGCGTCATGCGCCAACCGGTACGCCAGTCTGGATCAACGGCAAGCAAACCCGTCTGCTAGGGCGCGTGTCGATGGATATGATCGTAATCGACCTCACCGCCATTGAAGCACGGGTGGGTGATCAGGTGGAATTGTGGGGAAAACACCTGTCTGTTGACCGGGTTGCGCACGCCGCTGGGACGATTAGTTACGAAATCCTGTGCAATGCAGGTAATCTTTGCAAGCATGAATATCTTTGA
- the xrtH gene encoding exosortase H, with product MVRFLLLFLLVQGVLFGVEMLQPVQTAVILPWTSVLADVSGWLMTAFDPNVATAGKVVRSTVNGFAVSIEPGCNGVEAMIVLLAAIMAFPAPFLYKLTGLLWGFIAIQGMNLLRIISLFYLGQWSQALFDWAHLYIWQALIMLDALIVFLVWIRYLPGQQRQTKSAEAVA from the coding sequence ATGGTACGTTTCCTTCTGTTGTTTCTATTGGTGCAAGGCGTTTTGTTTGGGGTAGAAATGCTTCAACCCGTGCAAACCGCTGTTATTCTGCCTTGGACAAGCGTGTTAGCTGACGTGAGCGGTTGGTTAATGACCGCGTTCGACCCCAATGTAGCTACCGCCGGTAAAGTCGTGCGCAGTACGGTGAATGGCTTTGCGGTGTCGATTGAGCCGGGATGCAATGGGGTTGAGGCGATGATTGTATTGCTGGCGGCGATTATGGCGTTCCCTGCCCCCTTCCTGTACAAGCTGACGGGATTATTGTGGGGATTTATTGCCATTCAGGGCATGAATCTGTTGCGAATCATTAGTTTATTTTACCTTGGACAATGGAGCCAAGCGTTATTCGACTGGGCACATCTGTACATTTGGCAAGCCTTAATTATGCTGGATGCCCTTATCGTCTTCTTGGTGTGGATTCGTTATTTACCGGGGCAACAGCGCCAAACAAAATCAGCCGAGGCAGTAGCATGA
- a CDS encoding N,N-dimethylformamidase beta subunit family domain-containing protein: protein MGSDPGEDYMATILPNHLHTATGKLATGLIGTVGLLGLTLFSPSAFAVSCDFRNGDVFTEICGYIEAGTVQTGGQLRVHVASTVPNFAIHMQRAGNKDPNAVTSASFGGAGNYTPSANSYNDLNWGSAYNVGIPSHLTSGIYELSFNNGRGSYSEFVAIKSAQPGSHSKVLVLDSLPTKIAYSPIGGKSMYGFNSTYGQASAEVSMERPTGRGQWTEHREFVKWLDQQGVTYEAASMMDLHHDPALLSHYNLVILVGHNEYWSKEMRDNWDNYLAAGGNAAIFSGNTMWWQVRFSADNKHMICYKNANDDPLKSDNSRVTVNWFSSPVNRPENLSTGVSFKHGGYADYTEGGIHHPNEGFTVTDASHWAFEGTDLSNGRIFGRESGVVGYEVDGALFKMVNGKPVVTGEDGTPTNFQILATTPAFAINSPSGIPGIVPNNHNERGWGTLGVFKPTTTSGTVFVAPTIDWAEGLNDPQVGRITRNVIERLKYRTQQAPSSSDNPNAGTSTNAGTSTNNTSTNNTSTNNTSTNNTSTNNTSTNNTSSEPQVAASTSGGGGGSLPLSALLLGLLAIFGLKARKP from the coding sequence ATGGGAAGCGATCCTGGAGAAGATTATATGGCTACTATATTACCCAATCACCTTCATACTGCGACTGGCAAGTTAGCGACAGGGCTGATTGGCACGGTGGGCTTGCTCGGTCTGACACTGTTTTCACCAAGTGCGTTTGCTGTTTCCTGTGACTTTAGAAATGGCGACGTATTCACGGAAATTTGTGGCTATATTGAAGCGGGTACGGTACAAACCGGTGGGCAATTACGCGTCCATGTCGCCAGTACCGTACCTAATTTTGCCATACACATGCAACGTGCAGGCAACAAAGATCCTAACGCCGTCACGAGCGCTTCTTTCGGTGGCGCAGGTAACTATACCCCTAGTGCTAATAGTTACAATGATTTGAACTGGGGTTCTGCCTATAACGTTGGCATCCCCTCGCATTTGACGAGTGGTATTTACGAACTTAGTTTCAATAATGGTCGCGGCAGTTATTCTGAATTCGTTGCGATCAAGTCGGCACAACCGGGCAGCCATTCCAAAGTGTTGGTGCTGGACAGTTTACCCACAAAAATTGCCTACTCCCCGATTGGTGGCAAGTCCATGTATGGCTTCAACTCCACGTATGGGCAAGCATCAGCAGAGGTTTCAATGGAACGTCCGACTGGACGTGGACAGTGGACTGAACACCGTGAATTTGTTAAATGGCTTGACCAACAAGGTGTTACTTACGAAGCCGCGTCGATGATGGATCTGCACCATGACCCCGCACTATTGAGCCATTACAACTTAGTCATACTCGTTGGGCATAATGAGTACTGGTCAAAAGAAATGCGCGATAACTGGGATAACTACCTCGCGGCGGGTGGTAATGCAGCTATTTTTAGTGGCAATACCATGTGGTGGCAAGTGCGTTTCAGTGCCGACAATAAGCACATGATCTGCTACAAAAATGCCAATGATGATCCTTTAAAAAGTGACAATAGTCGTGTAACCGTCAATTGGTTCAGTTCCCCAGTTAACAGACCCGAAAATCTATCTACCGGGGTTAGTTTCAAACATGGAGGTTACGCAGATTATACCGAGGGTGGAATTCATCACCCTAACGAAGGTTTCACGGTAACAGACGCTTCACACTGGGCATTTGAAGGCACAGACTTGAGTAATGGACGGATTTTTGGGCGTGAGTCCGGAGTGGTCGGTTACGAAGTGGATGGCGCATTATTCAAAATGGTAAATGGTAAGCCTGTCGTAACAGGTGAAGATGGTACCCCAACTAACTTTCAAATTTTGGCAACCACTCCCGCATTTGCGATCAATTCGCCTTCTGGTATCCCTGGTATTGTGCCAAACAATCACAATGAACGCGGCTGGGGAACCCTTGGGGTGTTTAAACCAACAACAACCAGCGGAACAGTTTTTGTTGCTCCTACCATCGACTGGGCAGAAGGTTTAAATGACCCGCAAGTAGGGCGTATTACCCGCAATGTCATTGAGCGTCTGAAATATCGCACCCAACAAGCACCCAGCTCAAGCGACAATCCTAACGCTGGCACATCAACTAATGCTGGCACATCGACCAACAATACATCGACCAACAATACATCGACCAACAATACATCGACCAACAATACATCGACCAACAATACATCGACCAACAATACATCGAGCGAACCTCAAGTAGCCGCATC
- the rpsF gene encoding 30S ribosomal protein S6 yields MRHYEIVFLVHPDQSEQVPAMVERYRSMVQESGGAIHRLEDWGRRQLAYPINKLHKAHYVLMNIECGAETLAELESIFRFNDAVIRNVTMRTDKAITEPSPLRKDAEGKPTRRMREEVLSDDDSSDDE; encoded by the coding sequence ATGAGACATTATGAAATTGTCTTTCTGGTCCACCCGGATCAGAGTGAACAAGTACCTGCGATGGTAGAACGCTACCGTAGTATGGTGCAGGAAAGCGGTGGCGCAATCCACCGTTTAGAAGATTGGGGCCGTCGCCAATTGGCTTACCCGATCAACAAGCTGCATAAAGCACATTACGTGCTGATGAATATCGAATGCGGCGCGGAAACACTGGCTGAACTGGAAAGCATTTTCCGCTTCAACGACGCGGTTATCCGTAATGTCACCATGCGCACCGACAAGGCTATCACTGAACCATCCCCGTTGAGAAAAGACGCGGAAGGCAAGCCTACTAGACGTATGCGTGAAGAAGTACTGTCCGATGATGATTCATCTGACGACGAATAA
- a CDS encoding exosortase H-associated membrane protein: protein MTHKPLHRFMLGVLIFFPLTFFLWYISATYHLAPITLITGKLVSIVVPDALMWLRLDGHMLVLASNFGHDSTGMIVSPPVGDDVLGFHLNPLIYSYSLPLLAALILATPSARKWSNLLWGIVLILPTEIFSMTFSVLKTLTFDVGAAFQAQQSISSTEADFIALGYQVGTLLLPMIAPLIIWVALNRDFLLHLAPQWEQSFTR from the coding sequence ATGACACACAAGCCCCTGCACCGCTTTATGTTGGGTGTACTGATTTTTTTTCCACTGACATTTTTCCTGTGGTATATCAGTGCTACCTACCATCTTGCCCCTATCACGTTGATAACCGGCAAACTCGTGAGCATCGTTGTGCCTGACGCACTCATGTGGCTACGTTTAGACGGACACATGCTAGTGTTGGCCTCTAATTTTGGACACGATAGCACTGGGATGATCGTCTCGCCACCGGTGGGTGATGACGTGCTAGGGTTTCACTTGAACCCATTGATTTACAGCTACAGCTTACCATTGCTGGCGGCGTTAATACTCGCTACCCCAAGCGCACGCAAATGGTCGAATCTGCTGTGGGGCATCGTCTTGATTCTACCGACTGAAATATTCAGCATGACATTCAGTGTCCTGAAAACCTTGACCTTTGACGTTGGGGCGGCATTTCAAGCACAGCAAAGCATTTCCTCCACTGAAGCAGATTTCATTGCGCTAGGGTATCAAGTCGGCACGTTGTTGCTGCCAATGATTGCACCATTAATTATCTGGGTTGCACTGAATCGGGACTTTCTGCTGCACCTTGCACCACAATGGGAACAATCGTTCACCCGCTAA